A section of the Pseudomonas flavescens genome encodes:
- a CDS encoding TRAP transporter small permease subunit produces MQRTDTPSLRLINRIAKVSAWVGGIALMGSALMISIDLLLRRLLGFSMGGADEIAGYVLAIVSAWAFPIALLKRSHLRVDIIYSRLSLKPKVGLDLLALAGMALFVGTLLFHVGGVLWDSIAYRSISTTPLQVPQWIPQSLWFAGYLFFATTILVLAYNSVIQLRQQRWAAANALIGINSVEEEIEEESHSGRPHDITREGR; encoded by the coding sequence ATGCAACGTACCGACACCCCGAGCCTGCGGCTCATCAATCGCATCGCCAAGGTCAGTGCCTGGGTGGGCGGCATAGCCCTGATGGGCTCGGCCCTGATGATCAGCATCGACCTGCTATTGCGCCGCCTGTTGGGCTTTTCCATGGGCGGCGCTGACGAGATCGCCGGCTACGTACTGGCCATCGTCAGCGCCTGGGCGTTCCCCATCGCGCTGCTCAAACGCTCCCACCTGCGCGTGGACATCATCTACTCGCGCCTGTCGCTCAAGCCCAAGGTCGGCTTGGATCTGCTGGCACTGGCTGGCATGGCGCTGTTCGTCGGCACGCTGCTGTTCCATGTCGGCGGGGTGCTGTGGGATTCCATCGCCTATCGCTCGATTTCCACCACGCCGCTGCAGGTGCCGCAGTGGATTCCCCAGTCACTGTGGTTCGCCGGGTACCTGTTCTTCGCCACCACCATCCTGGTGCTGGCCTACAACAGCGTGATTCAGCTGCGTCAGCAACGCTGGGCGGCGGCCAACGCACTGATCGGCATCAACTCCGTCGAGG
- a CDS encoding helix-turn-helix domain-containing protein, producing MTPPSSRPPKLLPFSPTDLLTPDQVAAALGLSHRPLAAWRSSRRDPLPYVKVGSRVRYRRQDVASYLEARRRTEGGVA from the coding sequence TTGACTCCCCCCTCAAGTCGCCCACCGAAGCTACTACCATTCTCCCCCACTGACCTGCTCACGCCTGATCAGGTGGCAGCAGCGCTGGGACTCTCCCACCGCCCCCTGGCAGCCTGGCGCAGCTCGCGTCGTGACCCGCTGCCCTACGTCAAGGTGGGTAGCCGTGTGCGCTATCGCCGCCAGGATGTGGCGTCTTATCTCGAAGCGCGCCGCCGCACTGAAGGCGGTGTGGCATGA
- a CDS encoding RraA family protein, with protein MYIIEALPEAIDPEELSVLLRAEPATIGHFITTGILSPQIRAHFENLRTVGTAVTVKMPGADGGILHYAMGCARPGDFLVVDRCGESVTAAMGGAMAYAAKQAGIAGIVIDGYVTDLGEIRQHGVPVWSWGASAITTRVKGEEGEFCTAVQCGGVVVRPGDAVIADENGIVILPPAQALALARRAIEFQENEKHTLARLARGEKFPDVVGSRPLIDAAIGKAR; from the coding sequence ATGTATATTATCGAAGCACTTCCTGAAGCGATTGATCCAGAAGAACTTTCCGTTCTTTTGCGCGCCGAGCCCGCGACTATCGGGCACTTCATTACCACCGGCATATTGAGCCCACAGATACGGGCGCATTTCGAAAATCTGCGCACCGTTGGCACTGCCGTCACGGTGAAGATGCCCGGCGCCGACGGCGGGATCTTACATTACGCGATGGGTTGCGCGAGGCCTGGCGATTTTCTGGTGGTCGATCGCTGCGGCGAAAGCGTGACCGCTGCCATGGGCGGCGCCATGGCCTATGCCGCCAAGCAGGCGGGCATTGCCGGGATCGTCATCGACGGTTACGTCACCGATCTGGGCGAGATTCGTCAGCACGGCGTACCGGTCTGGTCCTGGGGCGCCAGCGCCATCACCACGCGGGTGAAGGGCGAGGAAGGCGAATTCTGTACCGCGGTGCAGTGCGGTGGCGTCGTAGTTCGGCCGGGTGATGCGGTGATAGCCGACGAGAACGGCATCGTTATCCTGCCACCCGCCCAGGCATTGGCCCTGGCCCGCCGCGCCATCGAGTTCCAGGAAAACGAGAAGCACACGCTGGCGCGCCTGGCTCGCGGCGAGAAGTTTCCCGACGTGGTGGGCTCGCGCCCGCTGATCGACGCGGCCATCGGCAAAGCACGCTGA
- a CDS encoding helix-turn-helix transcriptional regulator, producing the protein MPEVESIVGLARPTIYKLMRQPESGFPLPVKLSDSTARGAPVAWVLSEVQTWVRARIAARGRDAA; encoded by the coding sequence ATGCCCGAAGTAGAAAGCATCGTCGGGTTGGCCAGGCCGACCATCTACAAGCTGATGCGCCAACCGGAGAGTGGCTTTCCGCTGCCGGTAAAACTGAGCGACAGCACTGCCCGTGGCGCGCCAGTGGCCTGGGTTCTGAGCGAGGTTCAAACCTGGGTGCGTGCACGCATCGCGGCACGTGGGAGGGACGCGGCATGA
- a CDS encoding LysR family transcriptional regulator: MRITLMQIEAFYWTARLGGVHAASRHLHLTQPAISSRIREMESLLSVKLFDRSKQRMTLTADGHIALRHAELALNNSVKLEQFAAKQKQHRRLRLGADECSAMVGLTAVIAEIKAHFPEITLEITIDVGAVLNRKLNDHELDLALLTNPATREDVTDIFIGWMTFQWVASPQLAIDADPFLPEHAAGHPIVSHSAPSTLYSVVENWLKGGNAPSEAFHSSNSLSFMAKLVSAGHAIGILPVPLIREMLALNLLKTLPCDPPIPPARFCLSYMTEMPDMQIDALVAITRETLLRQKFLVGAEVMGGIE, encoded by the coding sequence ATGCGTATTACCCTGATGCAGATCGAGGCCTTCTACTGGACTGCCCGATTGGGCGGTGTACATGCTGCATCACGCCACCTTCACCTTACCCAGCCGGCCATTTCCTCGCGCATTCGGGAGATGGAGTCGCTGCTCAGCGTCAAGCTGTTCGACCGCAGCAAACAGCGCATGACCCTCACCGCCGATGGCCATATCGCCCTGCGCCACGCCGAGCTGGCGCTCAACAACAGCGTGAAACTCGAGCAGTTCGCCGCCAAGCAGAAGCAGCACCGCAGGCTGCGCCTGGGCGCCGACGAATGCTCGGCGATGGTCGGCCTGACCGCCGTGATCGCCGAGATCAAGGCACACTTTCCCGAGATCACCCTGGAAATCACCATCGACGTCGGTGCCGTGCTCAACCGCAAGCTCAACGACCACGAACTCGACCTGGCGCTGCTCACCAACCCCGCCACCCGTGAAGACGTCACCGACATCTTCATCGGCTGGATGACCTTCCAGTGGGTCGCCTCACCGCAACTGGCCATCGACGCCGACCCCTTCCTGCCGGAACATGCGGCCGGCCACCCCATCGTCAGCCACTCCGCCCCCTCGACCCTCTACTCGGTGGTCGAGAACTGGCTGAAGGGCGGCAACGCACCGTCGGAAGCCTTTCACTCCAGCAACTCCCTGAGCTTCATGGCCAAACTGGTCTCCGCCGGCCACGCCATCGGCATCCTGCCCGTACCGCTGATCCGCGAAATGCTCGCCCTCAACCTGCTGAAAACCCTGCCTTGCGACCCACCCATTCCCCCAGCCAGGTTCTGCCTCTCCTACATGACGGAAATGCCCGACATGCAGATCGATGCGCTGGTCGCGATAACCCGTGAGACGTTATTGCGGCAGAAGTTTCTGGTGGGGGCGGAGGTTATGGGTGGGATTGAATGA
- a CDS encoding TRAP transporter substrate-binding protein, translating to MKLYSLPRVILAALGCSIGASALADDASSIHFNVVGGGSHNYTFRAVERPFWNETLPANSGGKVTARLMGLSESGLKGPEMVRVLRSGAVEIGMGVFAFVAGDDAAFEGIDLPGMAADIETSHKIANAYKPVLEARMAERHGVKLLATVPYTAQVFFCRDAVHGLDDLKGRKVRVRGRNMADMVGALGGSPVTLPFAEVVTAMQTGVIDCAVTGMGSGNAAKWYDVAGHVYDLPVDWSIGFYAMGLQRWQQLSPQVQQLLQTQAQVLEDALWTETARENRYALACNTGAADCQIHHPADMQANAPSDEERAKLRAVVLRIANDWGTRCGADCVQQWNATAGKAIGISLKDP from the coding sequence ATGAAACTGTACTCGCTCCCCAGGGTGATCCTGGCTGCGCTGGGCTGCTCGATTGGCGCCAGCGCGCTTGCGGACGATGCGTCGTCCATCCATTTCAATGTGGTCGGTGGCGGTAGCCACAACTACACCTTTCGCGCCGTCGAGCGACCGTTCTGGAATGAAACCCTGCCCGCCAACTCGGGCGGCAAGGTCACCGCACGCCTGATGGGCCTTTCGGAAAGCGGCCTCAAGGGCCCGGAGATGGTTCGCGTGCTGCGCTCCGGCGCTGTGGAGATCGGCATGGGCGTGTTCGCCTTCGTGGCGGGCGACGATGCCGCCTTCGAGGGCATCGACCTGCCCGGCATGGCCGCCGACATCGAGACTTCGCACAAGATCGCCAATGCCTACAAGCCGGTGCTGGAGGCACGCATGGCCGAGCGCCACGGCGTCAAGCTGCTGGCCACCGTGCCCTATACCGCGCAGGTGTTCTTCTGCCGCGATGCCGTGCATGGCCTCGACGATCTCAAGGGCCGCAAGGTCAGGGTACGTGGCCGCAACATGGCCGACATGGTCGGCGCACTCGGCGGTTCACCGGTTACGCTGCCGTTCGCCGAGGTGGTCACGGCGATGCAGACCGGCGTCATCGACTGCGCGGTAACCGGCATGGGCTCGGGCAATGCCGCCAAGTGGTACGACGTGGCGGGCCATGTCTACGATCTGCCGGTGGACTGGTCGATCGGTTTCTACGCCATGGGCCTGCAGCGCTGGCAACAGCTTTCCCCTCAGGTGCAGCAACTGCTGCAGACCCAGGCGCAGGTGCTGGAGGATGCCCTGTGGACGGAAACCGCCAGGGAGAACCGCTATGCGCTGGCCTGCAACACCGGTGCCGCCGACTGCCAGATTCACCACCCTGCCGACATGCAGGCCAATGCCCCCAGCGACGAGGAGCGCGCCAAGCTGCGCGCCGTGGTGCTGCGCATCGCCAATGACTGGGGCACGCGGTGCGGCGCCGACTGCGTGCAGCAGTGGAATGCCACGGCGGGCAAGGCGATCGGCATCAGCCTGAAAGATCCCTGA
- a CDS encoding HipA domain-containing protein — MRRELQAWIGERLVGHLYDENGIWRFSYADDWDAFDLCPNLPAKSQTIVDGSSHRPVQWYFDNLLPEEGQRQLLAGDARLDASDAFALLAHYGAESAGSLTLLAPGQQLPKGELRPLADADLARRIEAVPRLPLTHEAQKRMSLAGAQHKLAVVLDQGELYEPVGAWPSTHILKPDHPERAFAHSVINEWFTMRLAARVGLSVPEVSRRYVPQPVYLIERFDRKKRGEEWQRLHSIDACQMLALDRHFKYQAGSIERLTELLTLTTSPAVARTRLFGWLVFNVLVGNTDAHLKNIGFLVSGRGQQLAPFYDLLCTAVFETRAFDQDRWPQATTLAWPILGESHLARIDRNHLLDAAEALGIKRTPANAQLQRMQGRIVVEADALLAETEQENAALSAGRPELRATFAGEMRCLRMIRALVAEQAARLR, encoded by the coding sequence ATGAGGCGCGAACTGCAGGCCTGGATCGGCGAACGTCTGGTCGGGCACCTCTACGATGAGAACGGCATCTGGCGTTTCAGTTATGCAGATGACTGGGACGCTTTCGACCTTTGTCCGAATCTACCGGCCAAGAGCCAAACCATCGTCGACGGCAGCAGCCACCGCCCAGTGCAGTGGTATTTCGACAACCTGCTGCCCGAGGAAGGCCAACGCCAATTGCTGGCCGGCGATGCCCGCCTGGACGCCAGCGACGCCTTTGCTCTGCTCGCTCATTACGGCGCCGAGTCGGCAGGCTCCTTGACCCTGCTCGCACCTGGGCAGCAGTTGCCGAAAGGCGAGTTGCGCCCCTTGGCAGACGCCGACCTGGCAAGGCGTATCGAAGCCGTGCCACGCCTGCCGCTGACCCACGAGGCGCAAAAACGCATGTCGCTGGCTGGTGCCCAGCACAAGCTGGCGGTGGTGCTCGATCAGGGCGAGCTGTACGAGCCGGTTGGCGCCTGGCCATCGACCCACATACTCAAACCCGATCACCCCGAGCGGGCCTTCGCACACTCGGTGATCAACGAATGGTTCACCATGCGCCTGGCTGCACGCGTCGGCCTTTCGGTACCCGAAGTCAGCCGCCGCTATGTGCCACAGCCGGTCTATCTGATCGAACGTTTCGACCGAAAGAAGCGCGGAGAAGAATGGCAACGCCTGCACAGCATCGATGCCTGCCAGATGCTCGCGCTGGATCGCCATTTCAAGTACCAGGCCGGTAGCATCGAACGCCTCACGGAGCTGCTGACGCTGACCACATCGCCAGCCGTGGCACGTACACGCCTGTTCGGCTGGCTGGTCTTCAACGTACTGGTCGGCAATACCGATGCTCATCTCAAGAACATCGGTTTTCTGGTCAGCGGCCGCGGTCAACAACTGGCACCGTTCTATGACCTGCTCTGCACTGCGGTCTTCGAGACCCGCGCTTTCGACCAGGATCGCTGGCCGCAGGCAACCACCCTGGCCTGGCCGATCCTCGGTGAAAGCCACTTGGCCCGCATTGACCGCAATCACCTGCTCGACGCCGCCGAAGCCCTTGGTATCAAACGCACACCTGCCAACGCGCAACTGCAACGCATGCAGGGACGTATAGTCGTCGAGGCGGATGCACTGTTGGCGGAAACGGAGCAGGAAAATGCAGCGCTTTCGGCAGGCCGCCCGGAGCTGCGCGCTACGTTTGCCGGTGAGATGCGCTGCCTACGGATGATACGGGCCCTGGTTGCGGAGCAGGCTGCCCGGCTGCGTTGA
- a CDS encoding helix-turn-helix domain-containing protein — protein sequence MQTTLKNATELGALIRLARKAQNIRQDDAAGSIGVSENFLGKVERGSESVQWGKLFQVLEGLGLRLIVDLPDEVETLPGEHDA from the coding sequence ATGCAGACGACTCTCAAAAACGCCACCGAGCTCGGCGCCCTTATTCGCCTCGCGCGCAAGGCCCAAAACATCCGTCAGGACGATGCCGCCGGTAGCATTGGCGTCAGCGAGAATTTCCTTGGCAAGGTCGAACGCGGCAGCGAGAGCGTGCAGTGGGGCAAGCTGTTTCAAGTACTCGAAGGTCTGGGTCTGCGACTGATTGTCGATCTGCCGGATGAAGTCGAAACACTACCCGGTGAGCACGACGCATGA